CCGGTCGCTCCGACCAGTTCAGCGAGGACGAGATCTTCGCCGCCTACGCCGGCACGAACACCGGCGGCGGCCCCCAGGTTGTGCAGCAGGGAGGAACCGTCAGTGTCTGATATCCGATTCGGCCGGCGCGCGCGGACGACAGCTGTCGTCGGCGTGGCCGCGCTCTCCGTGTTGCTCACCGGGTGCGGGGGCACCCGCATGAGCGACGAAGCGATCGTCGAGGCGGCGGGCGCTGCGCAGCAGGCGCAGGCCGGCGGCGCCGTCACCGACGGCCTCGGCGCGGTTCCGGGCGTCGACCCCGGCACCGGCGCGGCCCCCGACGCTCCCGGCGCGGTCGGCACCGACCCCGGCACGGTTGCCCCCGGTGCCACGACCGGCGGCCCGACCACCGGCGGTGGCTCGACCAACGCCGGCGGCGGCAAGAACAACGCCGGCGGTTCGACCAACGCCGGCGGCGCCACCACGGGTGGCGGCCAGGCGTCGGGCGGCCAGGCGGCCGGCCCGGTCACCCGCAAGTCCGTCATCAAGCTCGGCGCGGTCGGTACTTTCTCCGGCCCCGTCGGCGGTCTGGTGAAGGACACCGTCACCGGTATCCGCGTCTGGGCGCAGGCTGTCAACGCGGCCGGCGGCATCAACGGCCACCCGGTCGAGATCCTCGTCGGTGACGACGGTGGTGACCCCGCGCGCTTCAACTCGATCCTGCAGCAGTTCGTCGAGCAGCAGGGCGTCCAGGCGTTCCTCTACACGACGCTCGGCTTCGCGCCGAACGGCAACAACAAGTACCTGGACTCGAAGAAGATCTTCACCTTTGCGCACGAGGGTGGCCTCGAGGTTCCCTACAAGAACCCGTACGTCCTCACGCCGGCCCCCGCGGGTCTGACCTACGCGGACGTCATGGTGCTCTCGTTCGGCGCGGGCATCGGCGCGAAGGGCGGCGTCAAGCTCGCCTCGTTCGCCTGCAGTGACTTCGGTCTGTGCGACAACTTCGACAAGCGCTGGAGCGACAAGAACGTCCTCGACAAGGCCGGCTTCTCGCTGGTCGCCCGTGGTCGTCCGTCGCTGACCCAGCCGGACTACACCTCGCAGTGCCTGGCCGCCAAGCAGGCCGGCGCCGAGGCGATCATCGTCGCCCTCGACGGTGCGGCCATCCGCCGCTTCGCCAGCGACTGCGCGCGGCAGAACTACCGTCCGAAGCTCTCGTCCGCCGACCTGGTCATCACCAAGGACCTCCCTGGCGACAAGAACGTCGACGGCCTGGT
The nucleotide sequence above comes from Sporichthya brevicatena. Encoded proteins:
- a CDS encoding ABC transporter substrate-binding protein is translated as MSDIRFGRRARTTAVVGVAALSVLLTGCGGTRMSDEAIVEAAGAAQQAQAGGAVTDGLGAVPGVDPGTGAAPDAPGAVGTDPGTVAPGATTGGPTTGGGSTNAGGGKNNAGGSTNAGGATTGGGQASGGQAAGPVTRKSVIKLGAVGTFSGPVGGLVKDTVTGIRVWAQAVNAAGGINGHPVEILVGDDGGDPARFNSILQQFVEQQGVQAFLYTTLGFAPNGNNKYLDSKKIFTFAHEGGLEVPYKNPYVLTPAPAGLTYADVMVLSFGAGIGAKGGVKLASFACSDFGLCDNFDKRWSDKNVLDKAGFSLVARGRPSLTQPDYTSQCLAAKQAGAEAIIVALDGAAIRRFASDCARQNYRPKLSSADLVITKDLPGDKNVDGLVIGTKMAPFTNTGVAGIKEMHTAFARFAPGQVITGGISYGWLIGEFFAAAAKNLPDKQTLKDIEEGIYSIKNNNLKGMTFPITMTRGKAMDRQLCYGVAVVAGDKFATGSGKSFTCAKNGKPLSNPDDYSSQMGAAAGAVEQASPTRAALQASTPAAAPAAPATQQQAWLPELNPIVGVVPARARVATSAPARNATAGATATGQAAADTCPPDRVAGLSYLLDALQTGSSAGPSILYGIALAVLGTPLPEPLGQYQGQLLAESAKFAEQMSKDGPQAIQDFRSVIEPLAAYNEQANGFIDAGAEALDGIAKDYGQFIQPGDRSLQQLAASFREAKATNTPC